The Tautonia plasticadhaerens nucleotide sequence CGTCAGTGAGCCCCCGGTCCCGTCGGGCGAGGCGACCAGCCGCAGCCGGTTGCGCCGCTCGTCCTCGGGGAACGCCTTCTGCTCGTAGGACGGCTCCAGCCCCTCCCGCTCCGGCAGCAGCCAGATCTGGTAGAGGTGGACCGGCTCGGACTCCGAGGGGTTGAACTCGCTGTGCGTGATGCCCGTGCCGGCGGTCATCCGCTGCAGCTCGCCGGGGCGGATCACGCTGCCGGTGCCCAGGCTGTCCCGGTGCTCCAGCGCCCCGGAGAGGACGTAGGTGACGATCTCCATGTCGCCGTGCGGGTGGGTGCCGAAGCCCCGCCCCGGCGCCACCCGGTCCTCGTTGATGACCCGCAGGGCGCGGAACCCCATGTGGCGACGGTCGACGTACCGGGCGAACGAGAAGGTGTGGTAGGTGTCGAGCCAGCCGTGGTCGAAGTGGCCCCGCTCGCCCGCCCCGCGGATCGTCATCATCGATTCCCCCCTGGTTTTCTCGCCAATAGATGACATGGAAATCAAGACCGAAATAAGCTCGGTCGGGCTCGGAAAGCGATTGCCGTGCCTTCTCCGGCAGCCGGATCGGTTCGTTCAGCTCGGCCTGCGAGCGGTGGCCGACCAACCCCTCGTGCGGCGCCCCGACCGGCTCGCCCAGCCTGCCGAGCAGGTCCGGCCCTTCGGCGTGCTCGCCACGAAGACGGCCCGTCGATCCTCGGCCGAGCGCTCCCGGGCGATCAGCCCCATGGCCTCCGGCCGGTCGATCAGGCCGGTGATGCCCGGCACGGCGACCAGGCGGTCGGCGACCTCCAGGATCGGCAGCGGTTTGTCCTCGCCCCGGAGGATCGCAGGACGTCGTGCTGCGAGGGGGTCGGACCGTGCTCCCGGGACAGCCGGGAGACGCGGATGCCGGAGCGGTCGGCGGTGCGGGCGATGCCCAGCGTGGCCTCCCGCGCCGGCGAGTCGAAGGTCCGCGTCCCCTCCGGCTCCTCCTGCCATCGACCCACCGGGATGGCCCATCCCCCGCCCGCCACTTGGTCGTCACGAATTTAATTTACGCGACAACTAAATGCGAGTCAAGGGTTCGCGGGGGGCACCAGCCCCGGGGCGAGGGCTAACGGCCCAGCCAGCGGGCCTGCCCGGGGTCGTAGCGGTCGCCCGCGGCGGCTCCGGGCGGGAAGGCGGCGTCCAGCCGGGCGATCTCCTCGGGCGTCAGCCCGATGTCCGCCGCCGCCGCGTTCTCGTCCAGGTGAGTCCGCCGCTTCATGCCGGGGATCGGGATGACCCGCTCGCCACGGGAGAGCACCCAGGCCAGGGCGACCTGGCCCGGCTTCGCCCCGTGGGGCCGGGCGACCTCCTCCAGGGGCCGCAGCAGGGCGAGGTTGCGGGCGAGGTTCCCCCCGGCGAAGCGGGCGTTCGATGCCCGCCAGTCGCCCCGGGCCAGGCGCCTCGGGTCGGTCAGCGTGCCGGTGAGGAAGCCCCGGCCCAGCGGGCTGAAGGGGACGAAGGCGATCCCCAGCTCCCGGCAGGCCGGCATGACCGCCGCCTCCGGCTCCCTCGTCCAGGGCGAGTACTCCGACTGGAGGGCGGCGATCGGGTGGGCGGCGTGCGCCCGCCGCAGCGTGGCCTCGGAGACCTCCGACAGCCCGATGGCCCGGACCTTGCCGGCGGCGACCAGCTCGGCCATCGCCCCGACCGACTCCTCGATCGGCACGTCCGGGTCGGCCCGGTGGAGGTAGTACAGGTCGATCACCTCCGTCCGCAGGCGGGCCAGGCTCGCCTCGCAGGCCGATCGGATGCGCCCGGGGCGGCCGTCGACCTCGACGGCCGTCGTGCCGTCGGCCGCCGTCCGGCGGACGAAGCCGGTCTTGGTCGCCAGGACCGCCTCGTGGCGTCGCCCGTCCAGGGCCCGACCGAGGAGGCGTTCGTTGTGGCCGTCGTCGCCGTAGGAGTCGGCGGTGTCGATGAGGGTGACCCCCCGGTCGAGGGCGTGGTGCAGGGTGGCGACCGACTCGGCCTCGTCGGCGGGGCCGTAGGAGCCGGACATCCCCCAGCAGCCCAGGCCGATCGCCGAGACCTCGAACCCACCCCTGCCGAGTTCACTTCGCCTCATGTCCGTCTCCATCGCGAGGGTCGGCGGTCGAAATCAGTCGCGTCCCCGGCCGGAGATCCGATGGACACGGCGGGCCGGCTTTCGTTCGCCCGACCGTCGATTTCTCACCGTGGAAACGGCTCCGTGGTCGGACGGCTGATGCGGTGGGGTCCACCGAGCGGGGCGGTGGGGTATGATCGGGGCCACTGTCGCATGGGACACGTGGCAGCCCCGCCCTCCGGGCGGGCGTGGAGGACGACGATGAGAGCCGTGGTCGCCGTCGCATCGATCCTCATCCTCTGCCCGGCTGCCGACGCCGACGAGCCCGCCCCCTTTCCGGGGGCTATCTGCCGGTGGAATGGCTTCGTCCGCCATGATTTCAGGGTGTACGGAGCCGACGTGATCGTGGTCGAGCCGAAGGAGCAGCCGCTGGGTAGGCCGTGGGCCTGGCGAGGCGAGTTCTTCGGCGCCTTCCCGGACGCCGATCTCGAACTGCTCCGAGGCGGCTGGCATCTGGCCTACATGAGCGTCCCTGACCTCTTCGGCTCGCCGAAGGCGGTCGCCCGCTGGGAGGCGTTCTACGACCTGCTGGTGAAGGAATATGGGGTGAGCCCGAGGCCGGCGCTGATCGGGCTGAGCCGAGGGGCGCTCTACTGCAAGGCCTGGGCGGCGGCCCACCCCGACGAGACGCTGGCGGTCTATCTGGACAACGGCGTCTGCGACTTCAAGAGCTGGCCCGGCGGCTGGCCGAAGGGGCTGGGGACCGGCGCCGGATCGCCCGAGGAGTGGGTCAAGCTGCTCGACGCCTATGACTTCGAGGACGACCGAGAAGCCATCACCTACAGGGGCAACCCGGTGGACCGCCTGGGACCGCTGGCCGAGGCCGAGATCCCGATCCTCTTGGTCTACGGGGACAGCGACGAGACGGTCCCCCACCGGGAGAACTCGGAGGTCGTCTACGATCGGTACAGGGCGCTGGGCGGGCCGGTCGAGCGGGTCGTCAAGGCGGGGGCCGACCACCACCCGCACGGGCTGACGGACCCCCGCCCGGTCGTCGAGTTCATCGAGCGAGCCTGGCGAGATTGGGGTCGTCCTTGAGGAGACGGAAGCGAGGGGATCGATGGATGACACACCCCTGCACGAGGTCGAGATCGTCGAGGACGTGGAGCGGTTCCTCGACGCCGACTGGCCCGTCGATGCCCCCGGCTGTATGGGGGCCACGCCGCTGTTCGACGCGGCGGAACGGGGCCTGACCGAGGTCGCACGTGCCCTGGCCCTCGGGGTGCGAACGTCTACGCACGGCGTCCCGACGGCCTGACCGCCCTCCACTTCGCCTCCGGCGCCGGGGTGGCGGGCCTGCTGCTCGAACGTGGGGCCGATGTCGATGCCCTCGACGTCATCGGCCGATCGCCCTTGCACTTCGCCGCCCAGCACGGGCGGGCCGACGTGGCCGGGCTCCTGATCCGGTCCGGGGCCAAGGTGGATCGCCCGGCGGCCGACGGGATGACCCCGCTGGACTGGGCCGCCCATGAGGGGCACGCCGAGGTCGCCCGGCTCTTGCTGCGGGAAGGGGCGGAGGCCGATCGGCCGGACGGCCGGGGCCGCACGCCGCAGCATCGGGCCGCTTGGCGGGGCAAGGCGGAGGCGGTGGGGGCTCTACCCGATGCCGGCGCCGACCCCAGCATTCGAAGCAAGGCCGGCCAGACGCCCTTGCACGAGGACGAGTCGAATGGACACGAGGCGACGGCGAGGCACCTGAATCCGCCCAGGGCAGAGCGGCACGGGCGGAGCAGGCGATCCCGGAGCCACCGGCGAGGCGGTCGCTCGCCCTGTCGAGGGTCAGGGCGCCCCCGCTGCGGCCCGGGGCAGTCACCGTCGCCGAGCCAGGCGACCCTGCACCGCTGGAGACTCGCAGATCCACCGGAGGCCTTGTGCGGTCTCCAGGCCCATCATGCCTGGCTCGCCGACATCGCCGTGGCCCCGCAGGTTGAGGTCTTTGCCGTCACGACGCGTCCTGATGGAAGGTCCCGGAGCGACCCCATGCCGACCTTCGCCGAGCTCGGCACCCCGTTCCCGCTCTTCGAGGCCCCGACGGACGAGGCGAGCGGCTACGCCGGCATCGCCACCTGCCGCCTCTGCGGGGAAGCAGAGCGTCACTGCTTCGAGCCGGGAGGCGGCGATCACCAGATCTTCCCCTGGGCGACCTGCGGCATCGAGATCCGGCTTTCTGCCAGCGCCCGAAGGGACGTACCCTGCCGTGGTTGCGGCTCGACAGACCCGTTCCCAGAGCCCCTCCGAGCTAAGAAGCCCTGACAAAACCGGGTGAATCACATCACATCCTGGTGGAGGATACGGAAGCAGATGACACAGGCCGCCAGGGTCGTCCAGGCGTCCTGGATCACCCCCAGCCGGTCGTACCGCACCCGCATCCGCCGCAGGCCCTTGATCCAGCCGATCGTCCGCTCCACCACCCAGCGGACCTTGCCCAGCCCGCTGCCGTGCGGTGTCCGACGCTTGGCGATGTGCGGCTCGATGCCCATCCAACGCAGTAACGCCCTCGTCCCCTCGCTGTCGTAGCCCCGGTCGGCATACAGGTCATCCGGCAACTGCTTCGGCCTGCCCGGTTTGCCGGCGACGCTCGGGAAGTCGAGCACCAGCGGGATGATCTGGCGGTGGTCGCTCTCGTTGGCCCCGGCGGTGCGGATCGCCAGCGGCACTCCGGTGCGACTGACCATCACCGTGTGCTTCGTGCCCTTCCTGCTGCGGTCGACGGGGCTCGGGCCGGTCGCCTCGCCGCCGCCGGAGGCCCGCACCGTCACGCCGTCGACGACCACCGTGTCGGTCTCCAGCTTGCCAGCCTTGCGGAGCAGCCTCAGCAGGTCGGCATGGAGGCGGTCCCAGATGCCGGCCTCCTCCCAGGCCCGCAGCCGGCGATGGGCGGTGCGACCTGAGCAGCCGAGTTCCTGCGGGACATCCTCCCAGCGATTGCCGGTGGCCAGGACGAACCAGATGACACGCAGGGCGACCCGGTGCCCGATCGGCGGACGCCCGCCGTAGGGGCCGATGGCCGGTTCCGGCGGCAGGTGGTGGGCAACCAGATCGAAGAACTCGTCCGGCATGTGGGCGCTCGCCATGGTGGTGTCTCCTTCGGTTCGGAGGAAAACAGCACCAGGGCGCAAACTCCATGCCACACGGTTTTGTCAGGGCTTCTAATACTACTCCGTTAGCTTGGTCTTGGAGCGGGTGAGCCAGGGCCGGCAGTGCGCGCAGTCCGGCCGGCTGACCGGCGCCAGCAGCCGCTGCAACGCCCGGCGGATCGCCGGCACCGTGATCACCGGCGCTCGGCCTCCCCCTTTTTGCCCGGCCGGGATCGCCCCCGACGGGCTCGGCGTCGCTCCAGGGTGAGGAACCCGAAGGCCAACATCACCAGGCAGGCGTGATGGTGGAAGCCCCGCCACGAGCGGCCCTCGTGGTGGTCCAGCCCCAGTTCCTCCTTCATCTGCTGGTACCCGAGCTCCACCGGCCAGCGACTCCGCCACAGGCGCACCGCGCGGATCCGGCTGGTATCGGCCGGGAGGTTGCTGAAGGCGTACTTCAGCTTGCCGTCGGCCTGCTCCTCGATCAGCAGCCAGATCGGCTCCGCCCCGGCGCAATCGCCTGTCGCCCATCCCTGGCCCGGCCAAACGCGCAGCCAGGCGAATCGGCCCCACATCGGGCCCTTGGTCCCCTCCCGCCACGTCACCTTCCGGCGCGGCGTCCGCGCCGCCAGCTCCTTCAGGCCCACCGGCCGGGGCGAGCCCTCGGCCAGGCGACGCCGCTTCTGCGGCCGCCCGCCCGTCCCGGCCTTGGGCTCGTCCCACCTCGGCTCCTCGGTGAAGACCAGCATCTCGTCGGTCACGCCGACGACGTAGTGCAGGCCCCGCTCGGCCAGGCCGTCGCGGAACGGGCCCGAGACGCCGTAGCCGCTGTCGGCCACGACGAGCCCGCCCGGCAGCCCTTCGGCGCGGATGCGGTCGAGCAACTCCAGGGCGATCTGACCCTTGGTCAGCGACCGCCGCTCGGCCTCGGGCACCTTGGCCTTATCCAGTCGCTTCGGGTCGGCCAGCCAGCCCTCCGGGAGGTAGAGCCGCATGTTCAGCGGGTAGTGCCCCCTCGGGGCGACGTAGTGGACGCTGACGGCGCACTGGCAGTTGGCCTTCTTGCCCAGGGCGCCGCAGTACTGCCGCTGCACGCCGACGGAGTGCGTGCCCTGCTTGGGGAAGGTGGTGTCATCGATCACGAAGATGCCGGCCGGGTCGGCGAACTTCGCCGCCATCGTGGCCCGGTAGCGGCTCAGGACCGCTTGCTCGTCCCAGGTGCTCTGGCCGAGGAACTGCTGCAGGGCCTGGTCGGGGTCGGCGACGTCGAGCCCCTCCGACAGGGGGACGCGGGCGGCCATCGGCTCGACGCTCTTGCGGTCCCCGTCCTGGACCAGGCCGCGGAGGTAGACGCCGCACCAGGCGGCCTGGCGGGGCCGGTTGAAGTCGGCGCGGAAGGAGGCGGCATACGCGGCGAGGCGGTCGAGGACGTCGGGGTTTAAGTCGGGGGTGTAGGTCCGGTTCATACCCTCGGTACGAACCGCAGCAGTCGATCGTTCGTATGATTTAACGGAGTAGCACTAAGGAGTCTCGCCAAAATAATCTATTCAATTTGCTGCCTCGGGAGGATCGAATAATTCCACTCACCGTGGAACTTGTCACCGTGGAACTTGTCCCGCTTGATGGACAACCCCTCCATCTGCTCGTCGCTGACCTTCCGGCCCGTCAGGTAACTGCCCTCGTCCAACTCCGATCGGATCGCCAAGCCAGTCTTCGTCGTCGTATGCCCGATCAGGTTGACCACCACCTCCCGGCTCACCAGCGGGCGGCCCCGCCAGTTCTCCGTGATGTAGCAGAACATCCGGTGCTCGATCTTGTTCCACTTGCTCGTGACGGGTGGGAAGTGGCACGCCGAGATTCGTAGGCCGGTCACGTCGGCCAAGCCCTGAAGCTCCACCTCCCACAGCCGGCAGCGTGTCCCGTTGGAGCCGCCGCCATCGGCTGTGATCAACAGCCGCTCCGCATGGGGATAGACCCGGTGGCCCATGTTCCGCCACCAGCGACGTAACGTCTCCACGGCGAACTCGGCGGTATCGTGATCGACCCCCACGCTGACCCAGCCGGAGTCGGTCGTCTGGTCGTAGACGCCATAGGGGATGGCCTTGCCCAGGTCCTTCTTGACGAAGTCGCAGACATCCACCCCTTCGGTTTGCCCCTGGGGCTGCCATTCCCGACCGCCGTTGCGGAACTGGCCCACCAATTCCTTCTTCTTGGCATCGACCGACACCACGGGCTGCCCCTGCCTCTGGAACGCCTTGACCCGTCGGTTGATGTGCTGGAACTGGGCATCACGATCGGGGTGGCCTTTACCCTCGATCGTCTTGCGGTTGGATTGCAGGCTGTAGCCCAGCCCGTGGAGGAGGCGGTTGACCGAACGCTCGCTGGCGGCATGCTCTCGGGCCTGGAGTTCGACCGCCAACTTGGCCGCACTCTTACACGTCTAACGCAGCGGCGACATCGGGTCGCCACGGGTCACCGGATCGACCAGGGTCTCAAGGTCACGGAGGAGGTCGGGGTCGTGATCGACCAGGGCCTTCCGTCCACCGCCGGGTCGGCGTACCCGATGGCGTGCGACCTCCCGACCGGTGGGAATGGCCGGGTGACCGAGTTCGGTCAGGCCGGCCTTGATGGTGATGCGAGAGAGTCCGGTGGCCTCGGCGACCTGGGAGATTCCGCCCCAGCCGATGGCTCGTGCTTCGGTAGCGGCCCAGAGGCGTCGAGCCCGCTCATCGAGTACGGGTTCCAGGTTCTCGTACTTCGTCCTGATGGTCTGGACTGCGGCGTCTCGCATGCAAACCATGCTACCGATCGTGGTCAGGAATTGGACAGGTTATTCTGGCGAGACTCCTTAGTCAGTAGTTTCCCCGAAAACCTGCACTCCTACCGGCCTCCTGTTGCATCTTGAGCGGGGCATCTCCCGATCGGACCTTGATGGGTTGATCACCACCTCATCCGGTCCCGCACCAGGAGATGCCCCGATGACCGACGCTACGCTGCTCTGGTCGATCTGGCAAGCACTGCTCGCCCGCTTCGCCTGGGCCTTCAACCGGCCCGGACACCGCCGCTTCGTCGAGTGGGTCACCGGCCTGGCCCTCAACGTCGAGGAGCATACCGTCACGCAGTCGGTCCTGGCCCTCGACCGGCCGGCCGACTGGCGGGCGATGGAACGCTTCGCCGAGTACGGGGCCTGGGATGCCGGGGCCGTCACCCGCAGCCTGACCCGGCTCGTCGAGCAGGCCCCCGGCCGCACCTGGCACGGCTATCACGCCCCGGCGGTCGATGACACCAAGGTCCACCGCTCGGGCAAGCACGTCTGGGGAACCTGCACGTTCCACGAGTACACCGCCCGCTGCCCCAACCGGGCCGCCACCGTCCGGGCCCATAACTGGGTCGTGCTCGGGGCCTTGCTCGATGAGCCCGGTCGGCCCGCCTGGTTCCTGCCGGTCTCGGGACGGCTCTACTTCCGCAAGTCGCAACTGCCGGCCCGGTCGGGGTTCGTCGGGCCGAAGGTGGGCTTCCGCACGAAGTGCGAACTGGCCGTGGAACTGATCCGGGAGCAGGCCCGGATCACCGGCGGGCGGCACCTGGCCGTCTTCGACGGCGGCTACGCCCTGAAGAGCGTGATCCGGCCGCTGGTCACGCCCGAGGGCGACTCGCCCCGCATCGAGTTCCTGACCCGGCTGCGGCACGACGCCCGGCTGCACGCCCCGCCGCCGACCGGACGCCGCGAG carries:
- a CDS encoding alpha/beta hydrolase family protein — encoded protein: MRAVVAVASILILCPAADADEPAPFPGAICRWNGFVRHDFRVYGADVIVVEPKEQPLGRPWAWRGEFFGAFPDADLELLRGGWHLAYMSVPDLFGSPKAVARWEAFYDLLVKEYGVSPRPALIGLSRGALYCKAWAAAHPDETLAVYLDNGVCDFKSWPGGWPKGLGTGAGSPEEWVKLLDAYDFEDDREAITYRGNPVDRLGPLAEAEIPILLVYGDSDETVPHRENSEVVYDRYRALGGPVERVVKAGADHHPHGLTDPRPVVEFIERAWRDWGRP
- a CDS encoding pirin family protein; its protein translation is MMTIRGAGERGHFDHGWLDTYHTFSFARYVDRRHMGFRALRVINEDRVAPGRGFGTHPHGDMEIVTYVLSGALEHRDSLGTGSVIRPGELQRMTAGTGITHSEFNPSESEPVHLYQIWLLPEREGLEPSYEQKAFPEDERRNRLRLVASPDGTGGSLTIRQDARLYLATLDGGREVSHELAPGRHAWLQVLRGGVTLNGSALSAGDGAALGDESALAIRADEPSEVLLFDLA
- a CDS encoding IS701 family transposase, with protein sequence MTDATLLWSIWQALLARFAWAFNRPGHRRFVEWVTGLALNVEEHTVTQSVLALDRPADWRAMERFAEYGAWDAGAVTRSLTRLVEQAPGRTWHGYHAPAVDDTKVHRSGKHVWGTCTFHEYTARCPNRAATVRAHNWVVLGALLDEPGRPAWFLPVSGRLYFRKSQLPARSGFVGPKVGFRTKCELAVELIREQARITGGRHLAVFDGGYALKSVIRPLVTPEGDSPRIEFLTRLRHDARLHAPPPTGRREGQRGPMPKWGKKLEPPRRGGRWSGPWHEGHALVYGRRRRVRWKEVVGRWRVAGHGVPIKAVVACVEGYKKRFALVTSAVELTGLQMVELFAARFRQEDGFRDLKQRLGWEQCRAWTRKPIERTSQAQWVTMSLLRLAQFRLEAAGEVGWWFRPPWNRKKDRPSVLDVERLLRRHGPEIRRLLSEWLGEGREDGSRRSCGGVGGVGG
- a CDS encoding IS701 family transposase, translated to MNRTYTPDLNPDVLDRLAAYAASFRADFNRPRQAAWCGVYLRGLVQDGDRKSVEPMAARVPLSEGLDVADPDQALQQFLGQSTWDEQAVLSRYRATMAAKFADPAGIFVIDDTTFPKQGTHSVGVQRQYCGALGKKANCQCAVSVHYVAPRGHYPLNMRLYLPEGWLADPKRLDKAKVPEAERRSLTKGQIALELLDRIRAEGLPGGLVVADSGYGVSGPFRDGLAERGLHYVVGVTDEMLVFTEEPRWDEPKAGTGGRPQKRRRLAEGSPRPVGLKELAARTPRRKVTWREGTKGPMWGRFAWLRVWPGQGWATGDCAGAEPIWLLIEEQADGKLKYAFSNLPADTSRIRAVRLWRSRWPVELGYQQMKEELGLDHHEGRSWRGFHHHACLVMLAFGFLTLERRRARRGRSRPGKKGEAERR
- a CDS encoding aldo/keto reductase, encoding MRRSELGRGGFEVSAIGLGCWGMSGSYGPADEAESVATLHHALDRGVTLIDTADSYGDDGHNERLLGRALDGRRHEAVLATKTGFVRRTAADGTTAVEVDGRPGRIRSACEASLARLRTEVIDLYYLHRADPDVPIEESVGAMAELVAAGKVRAIGLSEVSEATLRRAHAAHPIAALQSEYSPWTREPEAAVMPACRELGIAFVPFSPLGRGFLTGTLTDPRRLARGDWRASNARFAGGNLARNLALLRPLEEVARPHGAKPGQVALAWVLSRGERVIPIPGMKRRTHLDENAAAADIGLTPEEIARLDAAFPPGAAAGDRYDPGQARWLGR
- a CDS encoding IS5 family transposase, which encodes MASAHMPDEFFDLVAHHLPPEPAIGPYGGRPPIGHRVALRVIWFVLATGNRWEDVPQELGCSGRTAHRRLRAWEEAGIWDRLHADLLRLLRKAGKLETDTVVVDGVTVRASGGGEATGPSPVDRSRKGTKHTVMVSRTGVPLAIRTAGANESDHRQIIPLVLDFPSVAGKPGRPKQLPDDLYADRGYDSEGTRALLRWMGIEPHIAKRRTPHGSGLGKVRWVVERTIGWIKGLRRMRVRYDRLGVIQDAWTTLAACVICFRILHQDVM